The Paenibacillus macerans genome includes a window with the following:
- a CDS encoding ABC transporter ATP-binding protein, giving the protein MTVTEEPVVRIQGVSKTIGSKTLIDSLTLDIPAGQVYGFLGPNGAGKTTTIRMMVGLMSISKGDIFIQGASIKQHFEQAISHVGAIVENPEMYKFLTGYQNLLHYARMSPGVTKQRIWEAVELVGLEQRIHDKVKTYSLGMRQRLGVAQAILHRPKLLVLDEPTNGLDPQGIRELRDYLRTLAREEGTTVFVSSHLLAEMELMCDTVAVIQQGRLIDVKPLRTEGEAEQGREIAFEVSDPERAAGVIGAGRIQNSRLIVAADRTKAAEINAKLVMASISVYEIRALTRSLEDQFLELTGGGRIE; this is encoded by the coding sequence ATGACGGTGACGGAGGAGCCTGTTGTGCGGATTCAGGGCGTGAGCAAAACGATCGGCTCCAAGACGTTGATCGATTCTTTGACGCTGGACATTCCGGCGGGACAGGTGTACGGGTTTCTTGGGCCGAACGGGGCCGGGAAAACGACGACGATCCGGATGATGGTCGGCCTGATGTCGATCTCCAAAGGCGATATTTTCATTCAGGGGGCCAGTATCAAGCAGCATTTCGAACAGGCGATTTCGCATGTGGGGGCGATTGTGGAAAACCCGGAGATGTACAAGTTCCTGACGGGGTACCAAAATTTGCTGCATTACGCCCGGATGTCGCCGGGGGTGACGAAGCAGCGGATTTGGGAAGCGGTTGAGCTGGTGGGCCTGGAGCAACGCATCCACGACAAGGTGAAAACCTATTCGCTGGGGATGCGCCAGCGGCTTGGCGTGGCGCAAGCAATCCTGCACCGGCCCAAGCTGCTGGTGCTGGACGAGCCGACCAACGGCCTCGACCCGCAGGGGATTCGCGAGCTTCGCGATTACTTGCGGACGCTGGCCCGCGAGGAAGGCACGACCGTGTTCGTTTCCAGCCATTTGCTCGCGGAAATGGAGCTGATGTGCGATACGGTGGCCGTGATTCAGCAGGGGCGGCTCATCGACGTCAAACCGCTGCGGACGGAAGGGGAAGCGGAACAAGGGCGGGAAATCGCCTTTGAGGTTAGCGACCCGGAGCGGGCTGCCGGGGTAATCGGAGCCGGCCGCATTCAAAACAGCCGCCTGATCGTCGCGGCGGATCGGACCAAGGCGGCGGAAATCAACGCGAAGCTGGTCATGGCGAGCATTTCCGTTTATGAAATCCGGGCGTTGACGCGTTCGCTGGAGGATCAATTTCTGGAGCTTACGGGAGGTGGGCGCATTGAGTAA
- a CDS encoding TetR/AcrR family transcriptional regulator, which translates to MVLVDRRKQVVEAAEKSFSLFGYKATTMDHVAKIANVAKGTIYTFFKNKEELFDEILRSVIVDMRRIVEREVDENKPFFDNLHRVMDAILEYRSEHELLIKLSQEVREIGTPKAREGLERVENNILDYLERHISRSAERKEIRDFDPKLVSFVVFKLYITLTSDWNKAHKPLSKDQIKNFIRDFLASGLSPVK; encoded by the coding sequence ATGGTACTGGTGGACCGCCGCAAGCAGGTCGTCGAAGCCGCGGAAAAATCGTTTTCGCTGTTCGGGTACAAAGCGACGACGATGGACCATGTGGCCAAAATCGCGAATGTGGCCAAAGGAACGATTTATACCTTTTTTAAGAACAAAGAGGAGCTGTTCGATGAAATCCTGCGCTCCGTGATTGTCGATATGCGCCGGATCGTTGAGCGTGAGGTGGACGAGAACAAGCCTTTTTTTGATAATTTGCACCGGGTGATGGATGCGATCTTGGAGTACCGGAGCGAGCATGAGCTGCTTATCAAGCTGTCGCAGGAAGTGCGGGAAATCGGCACGCCCAAGGCCCGCGAAGGTCTGGAACGGGTCGAGAACAACATTTTGGATTATCTGGAACGGCACATCTCCCGCTCGGCGGAGCGCAAAGAGATTCGCGATTTCGACCCCAAGCTGGTTTCGTTCGTGGTGTTCAAGCTGTACATCACCCTTACTTCGGATTGGAACAAAGCGCATAAACCTTTAAGCAAAGACCAGATCAAAAATTTCATCCGCGATTTTTTGGCAAGCGGACTGTCGCCGGTAAAATAA
- a CDS encoding bactofilin family protein, producing MLKDRKNAAGLTDTLIGQGSSIEGKLECKSNLRLEGKFSGEIECLGQVVIGETGEARSNIQGGEVVVAGKVVGDISTRGKLTITGNGQVDGNVDVAKLIILEGGQLNGSSKMEPAAPAPAPAPANAKEKRKKSAQPEAG from the coding sequence ATGTTAAAAGACAGGAAAAATGCCGCAGGACTCACCGACACGTTAATCGGCCAAGGCAGCAGCATCGAAGGCAAACTGGAGTGCAAATCGAACCTGCGTCTGGAAGGAAAATTCAGCGGTGAAATCGAGTGTCTGGGACAGGTCGTGATCGGCGAGACCGGAGAAGCCCGCTCGAATATTCAAGGCGGCGAAGTGGTCGTGGCCGGCAAAGTGGTCGGCGACATATCGACAAGAGGGAAGCTGACAATTACGGGAAACGGCCAGGTTGACGGAAATGTCGACGTCGCCAAGCTGATCATTCTCGAAGGCGGGCAGCTCAACGGCTCAAGCAAAATGGAACCGGCCGCCCCCGCCCCTGCTCCCGCACCCGCAAACGCTAAGGAGAAGCGAAAAAAATCGGCGCAGCCGGAAGCAGGGTAA
- the thpR gene encoding RNA 2',3'-cyclic phosphodiesterase produces MTETGEKWRLFLAVPIPAEVKRKLDDWCRQRRDRLPFRKWVHAEDYHITVQFLGDMPPERLGELETSLTKAAFGVAPFSLEAGGCGTFGRPASPSVLWAGVKGDLPALGRLHREVAEANRELGFVPEDRRYSPHITLARKYREDAAAISAEALKEAAAFGSWTADRLVVYRTHMHERPMYETVATVSFSQ; encoded by the coding sequence ATGACAGAAACCGGGGAGAAATGGCGTTTGTTCTTGGCGGTTCCCATTCCGGCCGAGGTGAAGCGGAAGCTGGACGACTGGTGCCGCCAGCGGCGGGACCGGCTGCCGTTCCGCAAATGGGTGCACGCGGAGGATTATCATATTACGGTGCAATTTTTGGGAGACATGCCGCCCGAGCGGCTGGGGGAATTGGAAACTTCCCTTACGAAAGCGGCCTTTGGCGTTGCCCCTTTTTCGCTGGAGGCGGGCGGCTGCGGCACCTTTGGCCGGCCGGCCAGTCCGAGCGTGCTGTGGGCCGGAGTGAAAGGGGACCTGCCGGCGCTGGGCCGGCTGCACCGAGAGGTTGCCGAAGCCAACCGGGAGCTTGGTTTCGTCCCCGAAGACCGGCGCTATAGCCCGCATATTACGCTGGCCCGCAAATACCGCGAAGACGCGGCGGCGATAAGCGCCGAGGCGCTGAAGGAGGCTGCCGCGTTCGGTTCGTGGACGGCGGACCGCTTGGTGGTCTACCGCACGCATATGCATGAACGCCCCATGTACGAGACGGTGGCCACCGTCAGCTTTAGCCAATGA
- the gltB gene encoding glutamate synthase large subunit, producing MKHTVTPPKQGLYDPAFEKDACGMGFVAHIKGRASHDIVSKALTMLANMEHRGGQGSEPNSGDGAGILLQIPHRFFAAEAQSLGFALPELGHYGVGMLFLPHDEELRSKQEALLTQIIEEEGQRLIGFRTVPTRDDMLGKSAKEAKPFVRQVFIGRAEGVRDELAFERKLYVIRRRAELAIRYGGAEGGDAFYVSSLSCRKVVYKGMLTTEQVGRFYLDLNDERLESAIAMIHSRFSTNTFPSWERAHPYRFMIHNGEINTLRGNVNWMHARQSMLETDAFGDDLEKVKPIINPDGSDTAMFDNTFEFLYLSGRSLPHVAMMMVPEPWAGRDDMDDDKRAFYEYHSSLMEPWDGPAAMGFTDGIQIGAILDRNGLRPSRYYVTKNDLIVLSSEVGVLDIPAEDVLYKDRLRPGRMLLVDTREGRIISDEEVKSAIAKENPYREWLSEHMITLEDLPEAPELPQESHEDISLRQMAFGYTYEDLRKVFEPMALTGAENIASMGYDAPLAVLSDRPQRLYNYFKQMFAQVTNPPIDAIREELVTSTITTIGPERNLLKPEPESCRQIRLDSPILSNEDFAKLRHVHRPGFKAITIPILFPAAEGAAGLRKALDTLCEAADRVIAKGHNILILSDRDVDPENAAIPALLAVSCLHHHLIREETRTKVSILLESGEPREVHHFALLLGYGVSAVNPYLAFETLQDMIGQGMLKGVSYEKAVYNFIKAATKGVVKTLSKMGISTIQSYRGAQIFEAVGLEASFVDRYFTWTPSRIGGIGLSEVAKETLDHHFRAFTDKDGKDKVLDSIGEYQWRDGGEEHLFNPQTVHLLQQSVRTGDYKVYKKFAELVQGENEKYLTLRSLLELKPVGPKVPLEEVESAESIMRRFKTGAMSFGSISKEAHETIAIAMNRIGGKSNTGEGGEDPARYVPDANGDLRRSAIKQVASGRFGVTSHYLVNADEIQIKMAQGAKPGEGGQLPGRKVYPWVAEVRGSTPGVGLISPPPHHDIYSIEDLAELIYDLKNANPQARINVKLVSEAGVGTIAAGVAKGRADVILVSGYDGGTGASPQSSIRHAGLPWELGLAETHQTLMLNNLRDRVVLETDGKMLTGRDLAVAALLGAEEYGFSTAPLVAVGCIMMRVCQLDTCPVGVATQNPELRKNFTGDPQHVVNLMKFVAEDLREWMAELGFRSLDEMIGRTDCLDTIKAVDHWKKRGIDLNSLLHMPELPEGGSRYCTKRQNHGIEETLDVTKLLQIAAPALERGEAVSARLPICNVNRATGTVLGSEVTRRYGAEGLPEDTITLHFEGSAGQSFGAFIPKGMTLTVEGDANDYTGKGLSGGKVIVKPSPRATFVPEENIIIGNTSFYGATSGEAYIRGIAGERFAVRNSGANVVVEGVGDHGCEYMTGGRVVVLGGTGRNFAAGMSGGIAYVLDESGDFAGRCNLEMVLLEAVEDPAEADQLRTMISRHVLYTDSAVGRRVLGNWNECLPKFVRVIPKDYKRMLEQIRKVENEGLKGEAALLAAFEANARELARAGKD from the coding sequence ATGAAACACACCGTTACACCACCCAAGCAGGGACTGTACGATCCCGCTTTTGAAAAAGACGCTTGCGGCATGGGGTTTGTCGCCCATATCAAAGGCCGGGCCTCCCATGATATCGTCAGCAAAGCTTTGACGATGCTGGCGAACATGGAGCACCGGGGCGGTCAGGGCAGCGAACCGAATTCGGGGGACGGCGCAGGTATTTTACTGCAAATCCCGCATCGTTTTTTTGCTGCGGAAGCGCAAAGCCTTGGATTCGCTTTGCCCGAGCTGGGCCATTATGGCGTCGGCATGCTGTTTTTGCCGCATGACGAGGAGCTGCGCAGCAAGCAGGAGGCGCTGCTGACGCAAATTATCGAGGAGGAAGGCCAGCGGCTGATCGGCTTCCGCACCGTGCCTACCCGGGACGACATGCTCGGCAAATCGGCCAAGGAGGCCAAGCCGTTCGTACGCCAGGTGTTTATTGGACGCGCCGAAGGAGTGCGGGATGAGCTGGCCTTTGAACGCAAGCTGTACGTAATCCGCCGGCGGGCCGAATTGGCGATCCGGTACGGCGGGGCGGAGGGCGGAGACGCTTTTTACGTATCCAGCCTTTCCTGCCGCAAAGTGGTCTACAAAGGGATGCTGACGACGGAACAGGTCGGCCGGTTTTACCTGGATTTGAATGACGAACGCCTGGAATCCGCAATCGCGATGATTCACTCGCGCTTCAGTACGAACACGTTTCCGAGCTGGGAGCGGGCCCATCCGTACCGCTTTATGATTCACAACGGCGAGATCAACACCCTGCGCGGCAACGTGAACTGGATGCACGCACGCCAGTCGATGCTTGAAACCGATGCCTTCGGCGATGATCTGGAAAAAGTTAAACCGATCATCAATCCGGACGGTTCCGATACGGCGATGTTCGACAATACGTTTGAATTTCTGTATTTGAGCGGCCGTTCCCTGCCGCATGTGGCGATGATGATGGTCCCTGAACCTTGGGCCGGCCGGGACGATATGGATGACGATAAAAGAGCGTTTTACGAGTACCACAGCTCGCTGATGGAGCCTTGGGACGGACCCGCGGCGATGGGCTTTACCGACGGGATCCAGATCGGCGCGATTCTCGACCGGAACGGCCTGCGTCCGTCGCGTTATTATGTGACGAAAAACGATCTGATCGTGTTGTCGTCGGAGGTCGGGGTGCTCGATATCCCGGCGGAGGACGTACTGTACAAGGACCGGTTGCGCCCGGGGCGGATGCTGCTGGTGGACACGCGGGAAGGACGGATCATTTCCGACGAGGAAGTGAAATCGGCGATCGCCAAAGAGAACCCGTACCGCGAATGGTTAAGCGAGCATATGATCACGCTTGAGGACCTGCCGGAAGCGCCGGAGCTTCCCCAGGAAAGCCATGAGGATATCTCGCTGCGTCAAATGGCGTTCGGCTATACGTACGAGGATTTGCGCAAAGTATTCGAGCCGATGGCCTTGACCGGGGCGGAAAATATCGCTTCGATGGGCTACGATGCGCCGCTGGCCGTGCTGTCGGACCGGCCGCAGCGGCTGTACAACTACTTCAAGCAGATGTTCGCGCAGGTAACCAACCCGCCGATCGATGCGATCCGCGAGGAACTGGTTACTTCCACGATCACGACGATCGGGCCGGAGCGCAATTTGCTGAAGCCGGAGCCGGAAAGCTGCCGGCAAATCCGCCTCGATTCGCCGATTTTGTCCAACGAGGACTTTGCCAAGCTGCGCCATGTGCATCGTCCGGGATTCAAGGCGATCACGATTCCGATCCTGTTCCCGGCCGCTGAAGGAGCCGCAGGGCTGCGCAAGGCGCTCGATACGCTGTGCGAGGCGGCGGACCGCGTCATTGCCAAAGGCCACAACATCCTGATTTTGTCCGACCGCGACGTCGATCCGGAGAACGCGGCGATTCCCGCGCTGCTGGCGGTCTCCTGCCTGCACCACCATTTGATCCGCGAGGAGACGCGGACGAAGGTGAGCATTCTGCTGGAGTCCGGGGAGCCGCGCGAGGTTCATCATTTTGCGCTCCTGCTCGGCTACGGGGTCAGCGCCGTAAACCCTTATCTCGCGTTCGAAACGCTGCAGGATATGATCGGCCAAGGCATGCTGAAAGGCGTGTCGTACGAAAAAGCGGTCTACAACTTCATCAAGGCTGCAACCAAGGGCGTGGTCAAAACGCTGTCCAAGATGGGCATCTCGACAATCCAATCCTACCGCGGGGCGCAAATTTTCGAAGCGGTCGGTTTGGAGGCGTCGTTTGTCGACCGGTACTTTACATGGACGCCTTCCCGGATCGGCGGGATCGGGCTGAGCGAAGTGGCCAAGGAAACGCTCGACCATCACTTCCGGGCGTTTACCGACAAGGACGGCAAAGACAAGGTGCTGGATTCCATCGGGGAATACCAGTGGCGCGACGGCGGGGAAGAACACTTGTTCAACCCGCAGACGGTGCATCTGCTTCAACAGTCGGTGCGCACGGGCGACTATAAGGTGTATAAAAAGTTTGCCGAACTGGTTCAAGGAGAGAACGAAAAGTATCTCACGCTGCGTTCCCTGCTGGAGCTGAAGCCGGTTGGACCGAAGGTGCCGCTGGAGGAGGTCGAATCGGCGGAATCGATCATGCGCCGGTTCAAGACGGGCGCGATGTCGTTCGGCTCGATCAGCAAAGAGGCGCACGAGACGATCGCGATCGCGATGAACCGCATCGGCGGCAAGAGCAATACCGGCGAAGGCGGCGAGGACCCGGCGCGTTACGTGCCGGACGCAAACGGCGATTTGCGCCGCAGCGCGATCAAGCAGGTGGCCTCGGGCCGGTTTGGCGTCACTTCGCATTATTTGGTCAATGCGGATGAGATCCAAATCAAGATGGCCCAGGGGGCGAAACCGGGCGAAGGCGGACAGCTGCCGGGCCGCAAGGTGTATCCGTGGGTTGCGGAGGTGCGCGGATCGACGCCGGGCGTAGGCCTGATTTCGCCGCCGCCGCACCATGACATCTATTCGATCGAGGACTTGGCGGAACTGATCTACGACCTGAAGAACGCCAACCCGCAGGCTCGCATCAACGTTAAGCTGGTGTCCGAAGCCGGGGTCGGCACAATCGCGGCCGGGGTCGCCAAAGGCCGGGCGGACGTGATCCTGGTCAGCGGCTATGACGGAGGAACGGGGGCTTCGCCGCAAAGCTCGATCCGCCATGCGGGTCTGCCTTGGGAGCTGGGCCTCGCCGAAACCCATCAAACGCTGATGCTGAACAATCTGCGCGACCGCGTCGTGCTGGAAACCGACGGCAAGATGCTGACCGGACGGGACCTGGCCGTCGCCGCCCTGCTGGGCGCCGAGGAGTACGGCTTCTCAACGGCGCCGCTCGTGGCGGTCGGCTGCATCATGATGCGCGTCTGCCAGCTTGACACCTGCCCGGTTGGGGTGGCCACGCAAAATCCGGAGCTGCGGAAAAACTTCACCGGCGATCCGCAGCACGTGGTGAACCTAATGAAGTTTGTCGCCGAGGATCTGCGCGAATGGATGGCGGAACTTGGCTTCCGCTCGCTGGACGAAATGATCGGCCGCACCGACTGCCTGGATACTATTAAAGCAGTGGACCATTGGAAAAAGAGAGGCATCGACCTGAACTCGCTGCTGCATATGCCGGAGCTGCCAGAAGGCGGCAGCCGCTATTGCACGAAGCGGCAGAACCACGGGATCGAGGAGACGCTCGATGTGACGAAGCTGCTTCAAATCGCTGCGCCGGCGCTCGAGCGCGGGGAAGCGGTCAGCGCGCGCCTGCCGATCTGCAACGTCAACCGGGCGACCGGCACCGTGCTGGGCAGCGAGGTGACGCGCCGCTACGGAGCCGAAGGGCTGCCGGAGGACACGATCACGCTGCACTTCGAAGGTTCGGCGGGCCAAAGCTTTGGCGCCTTCATTCCAAAGGGCATGACGCTAACCGTGGAAGGCGACGCCAACGACTACACCGGCAAAGGGCTGTCCGGCGGCAAAGTGATCGTGAAGCCTTCGCCGCGGGCGACGTTCGTGCCTGAGGAGAACATTATCATCGGCAACACTTCGTTCTACGGCGCTACGAGCGGCGAAGCGTACATTCGCGGCATCGCCGGCGAACGGTTCGCGGTCCGCAACTCCGGCGCGAATGTTGTCGTCGAAGGCGTGGGCGACCACGGCTGCGAGTACATGACCGGCGGACGCGTTGTCGTCCTGGGTGGAACGGGCCGCAACTTTGCGGCCGGGATGTCCGGCGGGATCGCATACGTGCTCGACGAGAGCGGCGATTTTGCCGGCCGCTGCAACCTGGAGATGGTGCTGCTCGAAGCCGTGGAGGATCCGGCCGAAGCCGATCAGCTCCGCACGATGATCAGCCGCCATGTCCTGTACACGGACAGCGCGGTGGGGCGGCGCGTACTCGGCAATTGGAACGAATGCCTGCCGAAGTTCGTTCGCGTCATTCCGAAGGACTACAAACGGATGCTGGAGCAAATCCGCAAAGTGGAGAACGAAGGCCTTAAAGGCGAAGCGGCCCTGCTCGCCGCCTTCGAAGCCAACGCGCGCGAATTGGCCAGAGCTGGCAAGGACTGA
- a CDS encoding ABC transporter permease — protein sequence MSNFWRLVQNENMKIYRRLRTWIMAGLLVLLTFLFGTLYALDGGISTLSAWDAVDQLTFLYYLVGIFAAIAAADVVAGEFTWGTIKLLLIRPWTRTKVLASKLLAVLLFTLAMSAVFFAAALAVSFLIFPDMPSAVFPEGASPALSILENWLYNYIKFFVITIFSFMLSTVFRSGGLAIGLSIFILFAGDLFAALFNPVRFPWAKYILFTNMNLSQYYGGRTGPAGMTLGFSSAVLAAYVVLFLLISWFVFKKRDVAA from the coding sequence TTGAGTAATTTTTGGCGGCTCGTCCAAAACGAAAATATGAAAATATACCGCCGTTTGCGCACCTGGATCATGGCCGGACTGCTGGTTCTGCTGACGTTCCTGTTTGGGACTTTGTATGCGCTGGATGGAGGAATTTCCACGCTCAGCGCCTGGGACGCCGTGGATCAGCTGACCTTTCTGTATTATCTAGTCGGCATTTTCGCCGCCATCGCCGCCGCCGATGTGGTTGCCGGAGAATTTACGTGGGGAACGATCAAGCTGCTGCTGATTCGTCCTTGGACCCGCACGAAGGTGCTCGCTTCCAAGCTGCTGGCCGTGCTGTTGTTTACGCTGGCGATGTCGGCGGTGTTTTTTGCCGCGGCGCTGGCGGTCTCTTTTCTCATCTTTCCGGACATGCCTTCGGCCGTGTTTCCGGAAGGGGCAAGTCCGGCCCTGTCCATTCTGGAAAATTGGCTCTATAACTACATAAAGTTTTTCGTGATTACGATTTTTTCTTTCATGCTGTCCACGGTTTTTCGCTCCGGCGGACTTGCCATCGGTTTGTCCATTTTCATTTTGTTTGCTGGAGACCTGTTCGCGGCGCTGTTTAACCCGGTGCGCTTTCCGTGGGCCAAATACATCCTGTTCACCAATATGAATTTAAGCCAGTACTACGGCGGACGTACAGGACCCGCAGGAATGACGCTCGGCTTTTCATCGGCGGTGCTGGCCGCGTACGTCGTGCTGTTTCTTCTTATTTCCTGGTTTGTATTCAAAAAAAGGGATGTCGCGGCTTGA
- a CDS encoding M23 family metallopeptidase, which translates to MRSVSLPNPNRMTLLVLRDANQPVKQVQVSKPLVVAVPLLALLSISGLIVSLQIQSDHTVSRLEKQLKSQTIAFEAVVTDKNEAIQRLQNEVIALSGQSKDMMDRMERVAELEAQLQKFIDKYGDSKELGKLSSLSWDNSQDSLADSGIGGEFIAVHDNEIETLARETSDDFAMMSDMLDEMEKNVPVTLKKARQTQYSISGTPSEWPTLSTRLTSNFGYRTDPFSGRAAFHAGIDIGGKLGDPVYAAGAGKVITTDKDSSHGRYIVIEHPGGLQSWYLHLNEIGVIEGDTVDKGQQIGKLGSSGRSTGPHLHFEIVKAGKPVDPLPYLK; encoded by the coding sequence ATGAGGAGTGTAAGCTTGCCGAACCCTAACCGGATGACGCTGCTTGTCCTTCGCGACGCCAACCAGCCCGTCAAGCAAGTTCAAGTGTCCAAGCCGCTCGTTGTTGCCGTCCCGCTGCTGGCGCTGCTGTCGATTTCCGGCCTGATCGTCAGCCTGCAAATCCAATCGGACCACACCGTTTCCAGGCTGGAAAAACAATTAAAATCGCAGACCATCGCTTTTGAAGCGGTCGTTACCGACAAAAACGAAGCGATCCAGCGTCTGCAAAATGAAGTGATTGCGCTTTCCGGACAATCCAAGGACATGATGGACCGGATGGAACGCGTGGCGGAGCTGGAGGCCCAGCTTCAGAAATTCATCGATAAGTACGGCGATTCGAAGGAGCTGGGCAAGCTGTCTTCCCTGTCCTGGGACAATTCGCAGGATTCGCTTGCGGACAGCGGGATCGGCGGCGAATTTATCGCCGTTCACGACAATGAAATTGAAACCCTTGCCCGGGAGACGAGCGACGATTTTGCGATGATGAGCGACATGCTGGATGAAATGGAGAAAAACGTCCCGGTTACGCTCAAAAAAGCAAGGCAAACGCAATACTCCATTTCCGGCACGCCTTCGGAATGGCCCACGCTGTCCACGCGGCTGACTTCGAATTTCGGGTACCGGACGGATCCTTTTTCCGGCCGGGCCGCTTTTCATGCCGGCATCGATATCGGCGGCAAGCTCGGCGATCCCGTTTACGCCGCCGGAGCCGGCAAAGTCATCACCACCGACAAGGACAGCTCGCATGGGAGATATATCGTGATCGAGCATCCCGGGGGCCTGCAAAGCTGGTATTTGCATTTGAACGAGATCGGCGTTATCGAAGGAGACACGGTCGACAAAGGACAGCAGATCGGCAAGCTGGGCAGCAGCGGGCGCAGCACCGGGCCGCATCTTCATTTTGAAATCGTGAAGGCCGGCAAACCCGTCGATCCCCTGCCCTATTTGAAGTAA
- a CDS encoding UDP-N-acetylglucosamine--LPS N-acetylglucosamine transferase has product MRKKRVLILSEGFGSGHTQAGHALAAGLRKLAPDIQTKVMELGSFLHPTVAPWIISAYRMTVSTSPALVGKLYRKNYEKPVSKLTRLALHKMFYQHAADVINQLDPDLIVCTHPIPAAIVSRLKASGIDIPLCTIITDYDAHGSWISPGVDRFLVSAPEVKELLLGRGVSPAKIQVTGIPVHPEFWVKQDPAQARAELGLKNMPTVLVMGGGWGLLFDEELIAGIAGWLDQVQFVCCVGSNGKLAEKLRNHPALQHPHMKVLGFTREVSKWMDAADLLITKAGGMTCTEGLAKGIPMLFFEAIPGQEEKNREFFVSHGYGSELTSLDVLDDWLALIRSGKGHSAPVQPRRTRTALSSPYRPGQCAASVLEMLKTADRLSSRAHLPGKSHAAQRAN; this is encoded by the coding sequence ATGCGCAAAAAAAGAGTACTGATCTTATCGGAAGGATTCGGAAGCGGCCACACTCAGGCCGGACACGCTTTGGCCGCCGGGCTTAGAAAGCTCGCTCCGGATATCCAGACGAAGGTGATGGAGCTCGGGTCGTTTTTGCATCCGACGGTAGCTCCGTGGATTATATCCGCTTACCGGATGACCGTGAGCACAAGTCCGGCCCTGGTCGGCAAGCTTTACCGCAAAAATTACGAAAAACCCGTGAGCAAACTGACGCGCCTGGCGCTTCATAAAATGTTTTATCAGCATGCCGCGGATGTGATCAATCAATTGGATCCCGATCTTATCGTTTGTACGCATCCGATTCCGGCCGCCATCGTGTCGCGGCTGAAAGCGTCCGGGATCGATATCCCGTTATGTACGATCATTACCGATTACGATGCTCACGGCTCCTGGATCAGTCCCGGCGTGGACCGGTTTCTCGTCTCCGCGCCCGAGGTAAAGGAGCTGCTGCTGGGCCGCGGCGTAAGCCCGGCCAAAATCCAGGTGACCGGCATCCCCGTCCATCCGGAATTCTGGGTCAAGCAGGACCCCGCTCAGGCCAGAGCCGAGCTGGGACTCAAAAATATGCCCACCGTGCTTGTGATGGGCGGGGGATGGGGACTGTTGTTTGACGAGGAGCTGATTGCCGGAATAGCGGGTTGGCTGGATCAAGTGCAATTCGTGTGCTGCGTGGGAAGCAACGGCAAGCTGGCCGAAAAGCTCCGCAACCACCCGGCCCTGCAGCATCCCCACATGAAAGTTCTCGGCTTCACCCGCGAGGTGAGCAAATGGATGGACGCCGCCGATCTTTTGATCACGAAGGCTGGGGGCATGACCTGCACCGAAGGGTTGGCCAAAGGCATTCCGATGCTGTTTTTCGAAGCGATTCCGGGGCAGGAGGAGAAAAACCGCGAGTTTTTCGTCAGCCATGGCTATGGCTCCGAATTGACTTCGCTGGACGTTTTGGACGATTGGCTCGCCTTGATCCGCAGCGGCAAGGGGCATTCCGCCCCCGTTCAGCCGCGCCGCACGCGGACCGCCCTTTCCTCGCCTTACCGGCCGGGCCAATGCGCCGCAAGCGTGCTGGAGATGCTGAAAACGGCGGACCGCTTGTCCTCCAGAGCTCATCTCCCCGGCAAAAGCCATGCCGCGCAGCGGGCCAACTAG